A window of the Henckelia pumila isolate YLH828 chromosome 3, ASM3356847v2, whole genome shotgun sequence genome harbors these coding sequences:
- the LOC140888829 gene encoding uncharacterized protein, with the protein MYRRLQNGYISDEYINGVEDFMIFALSHVECLSAGKVRCPCNHKKCQNKVFLDENTVKEHLGRSGFVPNYYNWHLHGEEYIRPNFPNTNPDVPSSSRSQNRRWESENIHADHSFHSHDQEYFLTNQNLGHEIPGDYQEEGPSQYVDPNIDHVESPNNYIKGLYELIKSAEKEIWDGNPHGHSLLSVIARLLKMKHEHNMSERNFNDMVQLMSELCPADNHMPDIYSTKKLIKDLGLPRYKLSRRRGIQNNKKQTPYKRMYYFPITPRLQRLYASTATASHMRWHHDHHFDMETMTHPSDSPAWRHFDETHPWFAAEIRNVRLGLSTDGFQPFGQTGQQYSSWPVILTPYNLPPWMCMKDEVMFLSVIAPGPSNPKDKLDVFLQPLIAELQELWYDGAATYDIHSQTNFTMRAALMWTISDFPAYAMLSGWSTAGKQACPYCMSDSEAFTLAHSGKTSWFDNHRKFLPDDHRLRRKKNMFVRGRIVLHPAPAIRTGTELLNDIDAYGFIPSYDVDSEIRNREICHLARCGWRRRSILWELPYWRTNLIRHNLDVMHIEKNVFDNVFNTIMNVPGRTKDNAKSRADLVEMRIRTELHPDVSTGRHPKASYTLERSAREVLCRWLKDVRFSDGYASNMSRCVNMNKLRMFGMKSHDCHVFMQRLIPVAFKELLPREVWEALTELSLFFADLTARNIKQSDMMRLHEQIPIILCKLEKIFPPSFFDCMEHLCVHLPHEARIAGPVQFRWMYPFERFLRRLKSTVRNKACVEGSICNAYLVSEASIFCEHYFGDSIQTRQRKTRCQQQNIVNEIGSELFAIFMVRGRHIGSKRPRLLSNEEYHVVATYVLLNCVELKSYVSIYENQIRAEIPEISNQDLDSNIQANYFVRGDIDNILCSSSDGVQTEYYDFIEEIIELEYPGLPLKQTVIFKCCWYNPHPRLGTRVHRKYKIFEVNRTRHLPTNEPFVFATQASQVVFLQYPTSGKTPSAWLYVSGLRQRAYVADIVTENNVQTDATSAFQNNESQVHEVETQFLLNSENLVDATVNFDDEIDALSTDSGTEDVQESSEENFDVEND; encoded by the exons ATGTATCGTAGATTGCAAAATGGCTATATTTCTGACGAGTATATTAATGGTGTAGAGGATTTCATGATCTTTGCTCTTAGTCATGTTGAATGTTTATCAGCGGGTAAAGTACGTTGTCCTTGTAATCACAAAAAGTGTCAGAACAAAGTATTCTTAGATGAAAACACAGTGAAGGAGCACTTAGGTCGATCTGGTTTTGTACCGAACTATTACAATTGGCATCTTCACGGAGAAGAGTATATTCGTCCAAATTTTCCAAATACCAATCCAGATGTGCCGTCGTCTTCACGGTCTCAGAACAGGCGTTGGGAATCCGAAAACATACATGCAGATCACAGTTTTCATAGTCATGATCAAGAGTATTTCCTTACAAATCAAAATCTTGGTCACGAAATACCTGGAGATTATCAGGAAGAAGGTCCGTCGCAATATGTAGACCCCAATATCGATCACGTAGAAAGCCCCAACAATTACATCAAAGGATTATACGAGCTCATAAAATCTGCAGAGAAAGAAATCTGGGATGGAAATCCACACGGTCACTCTTTGTTGTCTGTCATTGCGAGGTTATTGAAGATGAAACATGAGCACAACATGTCAGAAAGAAACTTCAACGACATGGTCCAGTTAATGTCAGAGTTATGTCCAGCTGATAACCACATGCCTGACATTTATTCGACAAAGAAGCTTATCAAAGATCTAGGTCTTCCTCGTTACAAACTGTCTCGTCGGCGTGGAATCCAAAATAATAAGAAACAAACGCCGTATAAGAGGATGTATTATTTTCCCATCACTCCTCGTCTCCAGCGGTTATATGCATCCACCGCGACTGCTTCTCATATGCGATGGCATCACGACCACCATTTTGACATGGAGACAATGACACACCCATCTGATTCTCCGGCATGGCGTCATTTTGATGAAACACACCCGTGGTTCGCTGCAGAAATCCGAAATGTCAGGTTAGGACTTTCAACAGATGGGTTCCAACCATTTGGCCAAACGGGACAACAATACTCATCATGGCCCGTCATTTTAACCCCGTACAATTTGCCACCTTGGATGTGTATGAAAGATGAGGTCATGTTCCTCTCTGTGATCGCACCTGGACCGAGTAACCCGAAGGATAAGCTCGATGTTTTCTTGCAACCATTGATTGCCGAGCTTCAAGAACTTTGGTACGATGGTGCTGCCACATACGACATACACTCGCAGACTAACTTCACGATGAGAGCAGCATTGATGTGGACCATAAGTGATTTCCCAGCGTATGCGATGCTTTCCGGTTGGAGCACAGCTGGAAAACAAGCATGCCCTTATTGCATGTCTGATTCGGAAGCGTTCACACTAGCGCACAGTGGTAAGACATCATGGTTCGACAACCACAGGAAGTTTTTGCCCGATGATCATCGACTACGGCGCAAGAAAAACATGTTTGTACGAGGAAGAATTGTTTTGCATCCTGCTCCCGCCATCAGAACAGGAACCGAGCtgctaaatgatatagatgcttATGGTTTTATACCTTCATACGATGTCGACTCAGAGATTCGAAACAGAGAGATATGTCATTTGGCAAGATGTGGTTGGAGAAGACGCAGTATTTTATGGGAGTTACCGTATTGGCGTACTAATCTGATCAGACATAATTTGGATGTGATGCACATCGAGAAGAATGTTTTTGACAATGTTTTCAACACAATCATGAATGTCCCCGGACGTACGAAAGACAATGCAAAATCAAGGGCAGATCTGGTTGAAATGCGTATCAGAACTGAGTTACATCCAGACGTGTCTACAGGTAGACATCCCAAGGCTAGTTACACTTTGGAGCGTAGTGCGAGGGAGGTTCTTTGCAGATGGCTTAAGGATGTCCGTTTCTCGGACGGTTATGCCTCGAACATGTCTAGGTGCGTTAACATGAACAAATTGCGGATGTTTGGTATGAAGAGTCATGATTGCCACGTATTCATGCAACGACTAATACCCGTTGCATTCAAGGAGTTATTACCCAGAGAGGTTTGGGAGGCATTGACCGAGTTAAGTCTATTTTTCGCAGACCTAACTGCTCGTAATATTAAACAGAGTGACATGATGCGCTTGCATGAGCAGATACCGATAATTCTTTGTAAGTTGGAGAAGATATTTCCACCAAGTTTCTTCGATTGTATGGAACACCTTTGCGTCCATCTGCCCCACGAAGCTCGCATTGCTGGTCCAGTACAATTTAGGTGGATGTATCCTTTCGAAAGATTTTTACGAAGGTTGAAGAGCACGGTTCGTAATAAAGCATGCGTGGAGGGATCCATATGCAATGCTTATTTGGTCAGTGAGGCTTCCATTTTTTGCGAGCATTACTTTGGTGACTCGATACAAACAAGACAGCGAAAGACTAGATGCCAACAACAAAACATAGTGAACGAGATTGGGTCAGAGCTTTTTGCAATATTTATGGTACGTGGTAGACATATCGGTAGTAAAAGACCTAGATTGCTGTCAAACGAGGAATATCATGTTGTGGCAACATATGTTTTGTTGAACTGTGTTGAACTGAAGTCCTACGTGAG CATTTACGAGAACCAAATACGTGCCGAGATTCCTGAGATAAGTAATCAAGATTTAGACTCCAACATACAGGCTAACTACTTCG TTCGAGGTGATATTGACAATATTTTATGCTCATCAAGTGATGGTGTTCAAACCGAATATTACGACTTCATCGAAGAGATAATCGAGTTGGAATACCCTGGTCTCCCGTTGAAGCAAACCGTAATATTTAAATGTTGTTGGTACAATCCACATCCTAGATTAGGTACGCGCGTTCACCGtaagtacaaaatttttgaggtGAACCGGACCAGACATCTTCCCACAAACGAACCCTTCGTCTTCGCTACACAAGCTTCACAGGTCGTGTTCTTGCAATACCCAACTTCAGGTAAGACCCCTTCTGCTTGGCTTTATGTAAGCGGTTTGAGACAGAGGGCTTATGTTGCAGACATTGTAACTGAAAATAATGTACAGACCGATGCGACAAGTGCGTTTCAAAATAATGAAAGTCAAGTTCATGAAGTCGAAACACAATTTCTTTTGAATTCAGAAAACCTTGTCGATGCCACTGTTAACTTCGACGATGAAATTGACGCGTTAAGCACAGACAGTGGAACCGAagatgtacaagaaagtagcgAAGAAAACTTCGACGTTGAAAATGATTAA
- the LOC140891648 gene encoding uncharacterized protein: protein MHVVDMRKKNKHEPNAWEVFLQMHRTSDGKFVDERSKNLNEKMEAYMLEAMTPLEDGTIHPEPTNNDINEHFKLICGGRKNGRMYGLSTLANTMYPAVMAPRQRGFAGGGENFEAFHDEARAATQRANEADQRALEATRECEAIPLRVEEHHMVVVEPQHIHAGHRKGAEMGVEVHQHLGAHQQAEGHQRRGVPFIDYHHKDVLHLSSWTQTLLQTMMSTMTMRLNHE from the exons ATGCATGTTGTCGACATG CGTAAGAAGAACAAGCACGAGCCGAATGCGTGGGAGGTATTTTTGCAAATGCATAGGACGTCGGACGGGAAATTTGTGGATGAGCGTTCTAAAAATCTTAAT GAAAAAATGGAAGCGTACATGTTGGAGGCCATGACTCCATTGGAGGATGGGACTATACATCCCGAGCCTACAAACAACGACATTAATGAACATTTTAAGCTCATCTGCGGTGGACGGAAAAATGGTAGGATGTATGGCTTGTCGACCTTGGCAAATACGATGTATCCAGCGGTCATGGCTCCACGTCAAAGAGGCTTTGCTGGCGGAGGAGAAAATTTCGAAGCTTTTCATGACGAGGCACGAGCTGCAACGCAAAGGGCCAATGAGGCAGACCAGAGGGCCCTCGAAGCAACCAGGGAGTGCGAGGCAATACCCCTCAGGGTCGAGGAGCATCACATGGTGGTCGTGGAACCCCAACACATACACGCAGGTCATCGCAAGGGAGCAGAGATGGGAGTCGAGGTTCACCAGCACTTAGGGGCTCACCAGCAAGCAGAGGGACACCAACGGAGAGGGGTTCCATTCATCGATTATCATCACAAAGACGTACTTCATCTTTCCAGTTGGACGCAAACCTTGCTACAAACAATGATGAGTACGATGACGATGAGACTCAACCATGAGTAG